In Chloracidobacterium sp., the following proteins share a genomic window:
- a CDS encoding ATP-binding protein, with protein sequence MTDLCPKCGGTGLEIVPDKGARICSCRKLKAQSGQFERVGLPRRYDNYHFNNYKPRNESQTNALMASIDLVKNFPVDRGLLLMGNVGVGKTHLAVSILKGLTLERGVACRFYDFATLLKEIQDSYNSNTHTSELGVLAPVLNVPVLVLDELGASKPTEWVRDTMAHVINTRYNDRRLTIFTTNYLDQRPTDRDEVLEDRIGTRLRSRLYEMCNTVVMLGEDYRKNFDRAAARQKNS encoded by the coding sequence TTGACCGATCTCTGTCCAAAATGCGGCGGCACAGGACTCGAGATCGTACCCGACAAGGGAGCTCGAATCTGCAGCTGCCGCAAGCTCAAGGCCCAATCGGGGCAATTTGAGCGTGTGGGCCTGCCTAGACGGTACGACAATTATCATTTTAACAACTACAAGCCACGGAATGAGTCTCAAACGAACGCACTGATGGCGTCTATCGATCTCGTGAAAAACTTCCCGGTTGACCGCGGACTGCTCCTGATGGGCAATGTCGGAGTCGGGAAAACACACCTGGCGGTTTCTATCTTGAAAGGGCTGACGCTCGAACGTGGTGTCGCCTGTCGGTTCTACGACTTTGCAACTCTGCTCAAGGAGATCCAGGACTCGTATAACTCAAATACTCATACGTCCGAATTGGGCGTTCTGGCACCGGTCCTTAACGTACCGGTTCTCGTTCTCGACGAACTGGGAGCATCGAAGCCCACCGAGTGGGTTCGCGACACGATGGCCCATGTCATCAACACCCGCTACAACGACCGAAGGCTTACGATCTTTACGACCAACTATCTTGACCAACGTCCGACCGACCGCGACGAGGTCCTCGAAGACCGCATCGGCACACGACTGCGTTCACGTCTCTATGAGATGTGCAATACGGTCGTGATGCTGGGTGAGGACTACCGGAAGAACTTTGACCGCGCCGCAGCCCGGCAGAAGAATTCGTAA
- the hpt gene encoding hypoxanthine phosphoribosyltransferase, with product MATSEFTNPNLEPLFTEEQIRERIHALGEQITRDYAGKDLVLVSVLKGSCVFLADLMRVIDLKLTIDFMSISSYKDQMRSTGDVEILKDLSNPIRGKDVLVVEDIIDTGLTLSRLLDILGSRGANSIKLATFLDKPEPRIKKELVVDYTGFVIPNEFVVGYGLDAAGRYRNLPFIAVVKNPAEA from the coding sequence ATGGCAACGTCAGAGTTCACCAATCCCAATCTTGAACCGCTCTTCACCGAGGAGCAGATACGCGAGCGAATTCACGCCCTTGGTGAGCAGATAACGCGTGATTACGCAGGCAAAGACCTCGTTCTGGTGAGCGTTCTAAAGGGCTCGTGCGTCTTTCTCGCCGACCTGATGCGCGTGATCGACCTAAAGCTGACGATCGATTTCATGTCGATCTCGAGCTACAAGGACCAGATGAGATCGACCGGCGACGTCGAGATCCTGAAGGACCTCAGCAACCCGATCCGCGGCAAGGACGTGCTGGTCGTCGAGGACATCATTGACACGGGCCTGACGCTCTCGCGCCTGCTCGACATCCTCGGCTCGCGCGGAGCGAACTCGATCAAACTCGCGACATTCCTCGATAAACCCGAACCGCGGATCAAGAAGGAATTGGTCGTCGATTATACGGGATTCGTCATTCCCAACGAATTCGTGGTCGGGTACGGTCTGGATGCTGCCGGCCGGTACAGAAACCTGCCGTTCATCGCCGTTGTAAAAAATCCCGCAGAAGCCTGA
- the rpmA gene encoding 50S ribosomal protein L27, with the protein MAHKKGVGSSRNGRDSNAQRLGLKKFGGQHVLGGNILARQRGTKWKPGNNVGRGKDDTLFSLIEGFVKFEDKGRKGKFISVYAEGSAELAPAAA; encoded by the coding sequence ATGGCACATAAGAAAGGAGTAGGTTCATCACGCAACGGCCGCGATTCGAATGCTCAGCGGCTCGGTTTGAAGAAATTCGGCGGCCAGCACGTACTCGGCGGCAACATCCTCGCTCGCCAGCGCGGCACCAAATGGAAGCCCGGCAACAACGTCGGCCGCGGCAAGGACGACACGCTGTTCTCGCTGATCGAGGGCTTTGTCAAATTTGAGGACAAGGGCCGTAAGGGCAAATTCATCAGTGTCTATGCCGAGGGCTCGGCGGAATTAGCACCTGCGGCTGCATAA
- a CDS encoding RpiB/LacA/LacB family sugar-phosphate isomerase produces the protein MTDKETRDRVRELVRQVLASVPTEGESQSAAAVSSGEVEHVVVNSLQEKLGREWDRDESAKSLITEDDLRGLEPGSRVRIAINAKFTPLADDLAGDLKLELIRKEARQSAVKVRSVAIGSDHGGFKTKEQLKSFLGDLGLNVRDFGTENEDAVDYPDFAHAVAKSVAGRQVDVGIIIDGAGIGSAMTANKVPGVRAAQCYSVALAKNSREHNGANVLTLGAGQNSFEEIKTIVEAFLSTELAEERHKSVLEKSRLLKDNTLGNAGKRQL, from the coding sequence ATGACCGATAAAGAAACACGCGACCGCGTTCGTGAACTTGTCCGACAGGTGCTCGCGAGTGTCCCAACCGAGGGCGAAAGCCAGTCGGCAGCGGCAGTAAGCAGTGGCGAGGTCGAGCACGTCGTAGTCAATTCGCTCCAGGAAAAGCTCGGCCGCGAATGGGACCGCGACGAATCTGCCAAATCGCTGATCACCGAAGACGACCTTCGCGGCCTCGAACCCGGCTCGCGTGTTCGCATCGCCATTAATGCCAAGTTCACCCCGCTTGCCGACGACCTGGCCGGTGACCTCAAGCTCGAACTGATAAGAAAGGAAGCGCGGCAAAGCGCCGTCAAGGTCCGCTCGGTCGCGATCGGCTCGGACCATGGTGGGTTTAAGACGAAGGAGCAGCTAAAGTCCTTTCTCGGCGACCTCGGCCTCAATGTCCGCGATTTTGGCACTGAGAATGAAGATGCGGTCGATTATCCCGACTTTGCTCACGCCGTCGCCAAATCGGTCGCCGGCAGGCAGGTGGATGTCGGCATTATTATCGACGGGGCTGGGATCGGCAGCGCGATGACTGCGAACAAAGTGCCCGGCGTCCGCGCGGCACAGTGCTATTCGGTGGCGTTAGCCAAGAATTCTCGCGAGCATAACGGGGCGAATGTCCTCACGCTCGGAGCGGGTCAAAACTCGTTCGAAGAAATAAAAACTATCGTCGAAGCCTTTCTCTCGACCGAACTCGCCGAGGAACGGCACAAAAGCGTGTTGGAAAAATCGAGGCTGTTGAAAGACAATACATTAGGTAATGCAGGGAAGCGGCAACTATGA
- a CDS encoding 23S rRNA (pseudouridine(1915)-N(3))-methyltransferase RlmH — MRFRFVWVAKTKDRNWLALQGEYLQRLSHFVRSEIVEVRDGTPPNARDAEGKRILEKLNPTSFVCLLDVRGRGLASDDLAREIEKWQNAGHKEVVFVIGGADGVAADVAERANDVLSLSFMTFTHEMARVVMLEQLYRAFTIIKGFPYQR, encoded by the coding sequence ATGAGATTTCGCTTCGTCTGGGTGGCCAAGACGAAAGATCGCAACTGGCTGGCGCTGCAGGGTGAGTACCTGCAGCGTCTTTCACATTTTGTCCGATCCGAAATCGTTGAGGTCCGTGACGGCACACCGCCGAATGCCAGAGATGCAGAGGGAAAACGTATCCTTGAGAAGCTGAATCCAACATCCTTCGTCTGCCTCCTGGATGTCCGCGGCAGAGGGCTCGCGTCCGACGATCTTGCACGTGAGATCGAGAAATGGCAGAACGCCGGGCACAAAGAGGTCGTCTTTGTCATCGGCGGAGCAGATGGCGTGGCCGCGGACGTTGCCGAAAGGGCCAATGACGTGCTATCTTTATCGTTTATGACCTTTACGCACGAAATGGCTCGTGTCGTAATGTTAGAGCAGCTTTACCGGGCATTCACGATCATCAAGGGGTTCCCGTATCAACGATGA
- the obgE gene encoding GTPase ObgE has product MFIDRVKIRIKAGDGGNGVTAFRREKFVPRGGPSGGDGGVGGSVWIEADESLNTLLHLRYNPEHKAERGRHGEGSNRSGKDGADHVVKVPVGTQVFEADSDDMLFDFTESGQRYRAAKGGKGGWGNAHFATPTKQAPKYHYDGRPGEEKELQLELKLLADVGLVGFPNAGKSTLISVISAAKPKIADYPFTTLEPNLGVVDMGDFRTFVVADIPGLIEGASEGAGLGDRFLRHVERTKLLLHLVDVSSLSGRDPVDDYEIINQELANYDLELAERPQIVVATKIDAIDDPDRFEALKKRARKDGKPFFAISSVTNRGVKELVAAVGEALRSEAPAK; this is encoded by the coding sequence GTGTTCATTGACCGTGTAAAGATCAGGATCAAGGCCGGAGATGGTGGGAACGGCGTGACGGCGTTTCGGCGTGAGAAGTTTGTCCCGCGTGGCGGCCCGTCTGGCGGCGACGGCGGCGTCGGGGGCAGCGTGTGGATCGAGGCGGACGAATCGCTCAATACGCTACTCCACCTGCGCTACAATCCCGAACACAAGGCCGAACGCGGACGCCACGGCGAAGGATCGAACCGGTCCGGCAAGGACGGCGCGGATCATGTTGTGAAGGTTCCCGTGGGAACACAGGTGTTTGAGGCTGATTCTGACGACATGCTGTTTGACTTTACCGAATCCGGCCAGCGTTATCGTGCCGCGAAGGGAGGCAAAGGCGGATGGGGCAACGCCCACTTTGCGACGCCGACGAAACAGGCTCCAAAGTACCATTACGACGGCCGGCCCGGCGAAGAAAAGGAGTTGCAGCTCGAACTAAAACTCCTTGCCGACGTCGGCTTGGTCGGCTTTCCGAACGCCGGCAAATCGACGCTGATCTCGGTCATCTCGGCCGCAAAGCCGAAGATCGCAGACTACCCGTTCACGACGCTTGAGCCAAACCTCGGCGTGGTGGACATGGGTGATTTTCGCACCTTTGTCGTGGCCGATATTCCGGGCCTGATCGAAGGGGCCAGCGAAGGCGCGGGGCTTGGCGACCGATTTCTACGGCATGTTGAGAGAACTAAGCTATTGCTGCACCTTGTGGATGTATCGTCACTCTCGGGACGCGACCCTGTTGACGATTACGAGATCATCAATCAGGAGCTTGCGAACTATGACCTTGAACTCGCCGAGCGCCCTCAGATCGTGGTTGCAACTAAGATCGACGCGATCGACGATCCTGACCGGTTTGAAGCCTTGAAAAAGCGTGCCAGAAAGGATGGCAAACCGTTCTTTGCCATTTCGTCAGTCACGAATAGAGGTGTAAAGGAACTAGTCGCGGCGGTAGGAGAGGCCCTGCGAAGCGAGGCACCGGCGAAATGA
- a CDS encoding replication-associated recombination protein A, whose amino-acid sequence MEPLASLIRPRGLDEFVGQSHLVGDEKPLRLAIEQGHVFSFLLWGPPGTGKTTLARIYATAINAEFYELSAVSAGKEDIRLIIKTQSADGRPRVLFLDEIHRFNKAQQDFLLPFVESGELVLIGATTENPSFEVISALLSRMRVFVLNELGDADMAAIIERTGKKLDKKAREWLIQMANGDARQAITMIENTSELYDTITVETLKETLQSKFLRYDKRGEEHYNVISAFIKSMRASQPDAAIYYLARMIESGEDPKFIARRMVIFASEDIGLAQPTALVVANEVFRAVETIGLPECVLNLAHGVAYLANAAKDRSSTEAIGKAMDDAKKFGNLPVPMKIRNAPTRLMKDLGYGKDEGNDPENDLMPEKLRGRKYF is encoded by the coding sequence ATGGAGCCTCTCGCTAGTTTGATCAGGCCGCGTGGGCTGGATGAGTTTGTGGGGCAATCTCATCTGGTCGGCGATGAGAAGCCGCTGCGCCTTGCTATCGAGCAGGGCCATGTGTTTTCGTTCCTCCTTTGGGGGCCGCCGGGCACGGGCAAGACGACGCTCGCGCGAATTTACGCGACGGCGATAAATGCTGAGTTCTATGAGCTTTCGGCGGTGTCGGCGGGCAAGGAAGACATTCGGCTCATCATTAAAACGCAGTCGGCCGACGGACGGCCTCGCGTCCTTTTTCTCGACGAGATCCATAGATTTAACAAGGCGCAGCAGGACTTTTTGCTGCCGTTCGTCGAAAGCGGCGAGTTGGTGCTTATCGGCGCAACTACCGAGAATCCGAGTTTTGAGGTGATCTCCGCCCTGCTGTCGCGGATGCGAGTGTTCGTACTCAATGAGCTAGGCGACGCTGACATGGCCGCGATCATCGAACGAACCGGCAAGAAGCTCGACAAAAAAGCAAGGGAATGGCTGATCCAGATGGCAAACGGCGACGCGCGTCAGGCCATCACGATGATCGAGAACACGTCGGAACTGTACGACACGATCACGGTCGAAACGCTCAAGGAGACTCTCCAGTCCAAGTTCCTTCGTTACGACAAACGCGGCGAGGAGCATTACAACGTCATCTCGGCGTTTATCAAATCGATGCGCGCCTCGCAGCCTGATGCGGCCATTTACTATCTCGCCCGCATGATCGAATCGGGCGAAGACCCTAAATTCATCGCCCGCCGAATGGTCATTTTTGCGTCCGAAGACATCGGCCTCGCCCAGCCGACGGCATTGGTCGTCGCAAACGAAGTGTTCCGTGCGGTCGAGACCATCGGCCTGCCCGAATGTGTCCTGAATCTCGCCCACGGTGTGGCATATCTGGCCAACGCAGCCAAGGACCGTTCGTCAACGGAAGCGATCGGCAAGGCGATGGATGACGCGAAGAAATTCGGCAACCTGCCCGTCCCGATGAAAATACGCAATGCCCCCACGCGTCTGATGAAGGATCTCGGCTACGGCAAGGATGAGGGGAACGACCCCGAGAACGACCTGATGCCTGAAAAGCTGCGAGGGCGAAAGTATTTCTAG
- the rplU gene encoding 50S ribosomal protein L21, whose translation MSYAIIKTGGKQFAVESGQTLRVPTIKDAEDGKKVEIATLMSGGKVATGTVKATVVSSGRADKIIVFKKKRRKQYKRTQGHRQGYTEIKID comes from the coding sequence ATGAGCTACGCAATTATTAAAACGGGCGGCAAGCAGTTCGCGGTCGAGAGCGGACAGACGCTTCGTGTGCCGACGATCAAGGACGCCGAGGACGGCAAGAAGGTTGAGATCGCCACGCTGATGAGCGGCGGCAAGGTCGCGACGGGCACCGTCAAGGCGACGGTCGTCAGCAGCGGCCGGGCGGATAAGATCATTGTCTTCAAAAAGAAACGCCGCAAGCAGTACAAACGGACCCAGGGCCATCGCCAGGGCTATACGGAGATCAAGATAGACTAA
- a CDS encoding PorT family protein, which translates to MITSRRLALMLGLTAILSSVGIAQDDERSVHVGIKAGFSVPKLVGGGDQEITRDYKSRMAPNFGGFVDVGLTRNASIQFEVDYAPQGGKRNGIQPVTQAIPGLPPLPAGQYYFANFNNTAKLNYLEFPVMLKYRVRKDKPVGWYVNGGPYVGYLLKARTVTSGTSPLYLDNGGTMPVPGFPPIPFDAKTDVTNELNRWNVGVTGGGGVTFKRAGDNYFFIDARAAYGLTTLQKDTVNDGKSRTGNLVLSFGYAFKVK; encoded by the coding sequence ATGATTACAAGCCGCCGCTTGGCATTGATGCTTGGCCTCACCGCCATACTCAGTTCGGTGGGCATCGCTCAGGATGATGAACGCAGCGTCCATGTCGGCATCAAGGCCGGATTCTCGGTCCCAAAACTGGTCGGCGGCGGCGATCAAGAGATCACCCGCGATTACAAGTCTCGCATGGCGCCTAACTTCGGCGGCTTTGTGGATGTGGGGCTAACGCGGAACGCCTCGATACAATTCGAGGTCGATTACGCACCGCAGGGCGGCAAGCGCAACGGCATCCAGCCTGTGACACAGGCGATTCCGGGCCTGCCTCCACTGCCTGCCGGACAATACTACTTTGCTAATTTTAACAACACCGCAAAGCTGAATTACCTCGAATTCCCGGTGATGCTCAAGTATCGGGTGCGAAAGGACAAGCCAGTCGGCTGGTACGTCAATGGTGGGCCGTACGTCGGATACCTTCTCAAGGCGAGGACCGTGACAAGCGGCACCAGTCCGCTATACCTCGATAACGGCGGCACGATGCCGGTGCCAGGCTTTCCGCCGATCCCATTCGATGCCAAGACCGATGTCACCAACGAACTGAACCGCTGGAATGTTGGCGTTACGGGTGGAGGCGGCGTGACATTCAAACGGGCCGGTGACAACTACTTCTTCATCGACGCCCGCGCCGCCTACGGCCTGACGACGCTCCAGAAGGACACCGTCAACGACGGCAAGAGCCGCACCGGCAACCTCGTCCTCTCATTTGGCTACGCATTCAAGGTCAAATAG
- the rsfS gene encoding ribosome silencing factor: MEETQERSLQREAVKIEIAEQPTPFSDLDPEVQLAVRCASEKQAFSMVALDLRNIASFTEFFIIASGANQRQVQAIADEISEQLKKQLKVRPIRIEGYSGAEWVLLDYGDFVVHIFNKESREFYDLERLWRDAARVDLPEDI, from the coding sequence ATGGAAGAAACCCAGGAGCGCTCACTTCAGCGCGAGGCCGTGAAGATCGAGATCGCCGAACAGCCCACGCCATTCTCGGATCTCGACCCCGAAGTTCAACTTGCCGTCCGCTGTGCCTCTGAGAAGCAGGCATTCAGCATGGTCGCTCTCGATCTGCGAAATATTGCCAGCTTTACGGAGTTCTTCATTATCGCCAGCGGTGCCAACCAACGGCAGGTACAGGCGATCGCCGATGAGATCAGCGAGCAGCTAAAGAAGCAGCTAAAGGTGCGGCCGATCCGAATCGAAGGCTACAGCGGCGCCGAATGGGTGCTGCTTGATTATGGCGATTTTGTTGTGCATATATTCAACAAGGAATCGCGCGAGTTCTATGATCTCGAACGCCTGTGGCGCGACGCGGCACGGGTCGATCTGCCCGAGGATATCTGA
- a CDS encoding TetR/AcrR family transcriptional regulator, whose protein sequence is MRDSDPKTQTKQAILDATDKLLAKYGYKKMTIEDLALAVGIGKGSVYLHFSSKEEIALSHIDRIIDRLKSNLREIAARPGRAESRLKDMLIERVMYRFDSVQHYSQSVNELLSAVRPKLLARRKGYFAEEAQIFAAVIAEGQQAGTIRKGDPRDLAVTFLSATNALLPYSLSVVELGDRGDVLDRTTKTADVLIRGTSRK, encoded by the coding sequence ATGAGAGACTCAGATCCGAAGACCCAAACTAAACAGGCAATTCTCGACGCGACGGACAAGCTGCTCGCAAAATACGGCTATAAGAAGATGACGATCGAGGACCTCGCGCTGGCGGTCGGCATCGGCAAGGGCAGCGTTTATCTGCACTTTTCGAGCAAGGAGGAGATCGCGCTGTCACACATCGACCGCATTATCGACCGTCTAAAATCGAACCTGCGCGAGATCGCCGCCCGGCCCGGCAGGGCCGAGAGTCGCCTCAAAGACATGCTCATCGAACGGGTGATGTATCGCTTTGACAGCGTACAGCACTATTCGCAGAGTGTGAATGAGCTGCTGTCCGCCGTTAGGCCAAAGCTGCTCGCTCGGCGCAAGGGGTATTTTGCGGAGGAGGCCCAGATATTCGCCGCCGTTATCGCCGAAGGCCAGCAAGCGGGTACCATCCGCAAGGGCGACCCACGCGATCTGGCGGTCACATTCCTGTCTGCGACAAACGCCCTGTTGCCTTACAGCCTGAGCGTCGTCGAACTGGGCGACCGCGGCGACGTGCTTGACCGAACAACAAAGACCGCCGACGTGCTCATCCGCGGCACCAGCCGGAAATGA
- the deoC gene encoding deoxyribose-phosphate aldolase — protein sequence MVLAKLTGEEYCPTFCRADVERIVDAGAERIGIVLGETATAHDWASLIDHTLLKPEASYADIKKLCDEAAHYGFASVCVNPGWVKQAAEFLKGSGVPVCTVIGFPLGATLPDVKAYEARRAIFNGATEVDMVINIGALKSGDDCAVEDDIRAVVEAAHENHILCKVIIETALLTDEEKVRACLAAKNAGADFVKTSTGFAKGGATANDVALMRHTVGKALGVKASGGVKGIDDARAMFEAGATRIGASVGVKIAQEASGVRSTIVAGSY from the coding sequence ATGGTGCTGGCGAAGCTGACGGGTGAGGAATACTGCCCGACGTTTTGCCGTGCCGACGTTGAGCGGATCGTCGATGCCGGTGCCGAGCGTATCGGCATCGTTTTGGGCGAGACGGCGACGGCGCATGATTGGGCTTCGCTGATCGATCACACGTTATTGAAGCCCGAGGCATCATATGCCGACATCAAGAAACTGTGTGATGAGGCGGCTCACTATGGTTTTGCTTCGGTGTGCGTAAATCCTGGCTGGGTCAAGCAGGCTGCAGAATTCCTGAAGGGCTCGGGCGTCCCGGTCTGCACGGTGATCGGTTTCCCGCTCGGTGCGACGCTGCCGGACGTAAAAGCCTATGAGGCCCGGCGGGCGATCTTTAACGGAGCCACTGAGGTCGATATGGTCATCAATATCGGTGCTCTCAAATCAGGCGATGATTGCGCGGTCGAGGATGATATTAGGGCCGTCGTCGAGGCCGCGCATGAGAACCACATCCTTTGTAAGGTGATAATAGAGACCGCGCTGCTCACCGACGAAGAAAAGGTCCGTGCCTGCCTCGCCGCAAAGAACGCCGGTGCGGATTTTGTTAAGACCTCGACCGGCTTTGCCAAAGGCGGCGCCACCGCCAACGACGTCGCCCTGATGCGTCACACCGTCGGCAAAGCCCTTGGCGTCAAGGCATCAGGCGGCGTGAAGGGAATTGACGACGCCCGCGCGATGTTCGAGGCGGGAGCAACCCGCATCGGTGCATCCGTTGGCGTGAAGATCGCACAGGAAGCCAGCGGTGTTAGGTCGACGATCGTTGCCGGCAGTTACTAA
- the recA gene encoding recombinase RecA has protein sequence MNMDKGKAIESALLQIEKKFGKGAIMRLGEKPHEDAGAISTNCLSLDAAIGVGGFPRGRIVEVYGPESSGKTTLALSVVASAQKTGGVCAYIDAEHAMDPEYATKLGVNIDDMLISQPDSGEQALEIAETLVRSNSVDVIVIDSVAALVPRAELDGEMGDSLPGLQARLMSQALRKITAIVSNSRTCFIFINQLREKIGVFFGSPETTTGGKALKFYASVRLDIRRIGAIKDGDKAVGNRTRVKVVKNKCAPPFRESEFDIMYGEGISREGDLLDLAVNHNIVEKSGAWFSYKGERLGQGRDNVKAMLKENADLLERIEDDVKAALGFSKPEAEAAAVGN, from the coding sequence ATGAATATGGACAAAGGTAAAGCGATCGAGTCTGCGTTGCTGCAGATCGAGAAGAAATTTGGCAAGGGCGCGATCATGCGGCTTGGCGAAAAGCCGCATGAGGACGCCGGAGCAATATCGACAAACTGTCTCAGCCTCGATGCAGCAATAGGCGTCGGCGGCTTTCCGCGCGGGCGTATCGTTGAGGTTTACGGGCCTGAGAGTTCGGGGAAGACGACCCTTGCGCTATCGGTCGTAGCGTCGGCACAGAAGACCGGCGGCGTGTGTGCATATATTGATGCGGAACATGCAATGGACCCGGAATACGCGACCAAACTCGGTGTGAACATCGACGACATGCTCATCTCCCAGCCTGACTCGGGCGAACAGGCGCTCGAGATCGCTGAGACGCTCGTAAGGTCCAATAGCGTTGACGTGATCGTGATCGATTCGGTCGCCGCGCTGGTGCCGCGGGCGGAATTGGATGGTGAGATGGGCGACAGCCTGCCGGGCCTTCAGGCGCGGCTAATGTCGCAGGCATTGCGTAAAATAACGGCGATCGTGTCGAATTCCCGCACCTGCTTTATCTTTATCAATCAGCTTCGCGAGAAGATCGGCGTATTTTTCGGCTCGCCGGAAACAACCACCGGCGGCAAGGCGTTGAAGTTCTACGCCAGCGTCAGGCTAGATATTCGCCGCATCGGCGCGATCAAGGACGGTGACAAAGCTGTCGGCAACCGCACTCGTGTAAAGGTCGTGAAGAATAAGTGTGCGCCTCCGTTCCGCGAGTCTGAATTTGACATCATGTACGGCGAAGGCATCTCGCGCGAAGGCGACCTGCTCGATCTCGCGGTCAACCACAATATCGTTGAGAAAAGCGGGGCATGGTTCTCTTACAAGGGCGAACGCCTCGGCCAGGGGCGCGATAACGTCAAGGCGATGCTCAAAGAAAACGCCGATCTACTTGAACGGATCGAAGATGACGTAAAAGCGGCCTTGGGCTTTTCTAAACCAGAAGCCGAAGCTGCGGCGGTAGGAAATTGA
- a CDS encoding GxxExxY protein encodes MSGPAAAETFEKVTERVEQLSHLVIGAALKVHKELGPGLIESVYERCLCYELQKAGLVYERQMAVPVVYDGMKLDADLRLDIWVEKSLIIEVKAVEATLPIHQAQLMTYLKLTGNRLGLLINFNVPLLKNGIKRVIL; translated from the coding sequence TTGAGCGGTCCAGCGGCAGCTGAAACATTTGAAAAGGTTACGGAAAGGGTTGAGCAGTTGTCTCACCTGGTAATCGGTGCTGCGCTGAAAGTGCACAAAGAACTCGGTCCCGGGCTGATCGAAAGCGTCTACGAACGGTGCCTTTGCTACGAATTGCAGAAGGCGGGCTTGGTGTATGAAAGGCAAATGGCCGTGCCGGTCGTTTACGACGGAATGAAGCTCGATGCGGATCTCAGACTGGACATCTGGGTTGAAAAGTCTTTGATAATTGAGGTCAAAGCCGTCGAAGCGACGTTGCCCATCCATCAGGCCCAGTTGATGACCTATCTCAAACTTACAGGGAATCGACTGGGTCTTCTTATCAATTTCAATGTCCCTCTCCTCAAGAATGGAATAAAGCGAGTCATCCTTTGA
- the nadD gene encoding nicotinate (nicotinamide) nucleotide adenylyltransferase, with product MNRRIAFYGGSFDPMHRAHLAIGMELLERFALDQFVYIPAFRAPHKTRSKPTSAYDRYAMLCLATQNVPQLSVSRMEIEMPDRPFSVDTLARLNTEFAGDNIFFVIGADSWRDINTWREWETVLRAANIIVVTRPSVEIGSDHVTEEIRDRIIDLRGGGEYAPSDELRIYFTDAVNLDVSATDIRRRIRENDSSWQREVPAEVAKYLEKYQIYT from the coding sequence ATGAACCGAAGGATCGCATTCTACGGCGGCTCATTCGACCCGATGCATCGCGCCCACCTTGCTATCGGGATGGAACTCCTTGAGCGATTTGCTCTGGATCAATTCGTATATATTCCGGCATTCCGTGCTCCGCATAAGACGAGGAGCAAGCCGACCTCGGCCTATGATCGTTACGCGATGCTGTGCCTGGCGACGCAGAATGTACCGCAACTATCAGTCTCGCGCATGGAGATCGAGATGCCCGACAGGCCGTTTTCGGTTGATACGCTCGCCAGGCTGAATACCGAGTTCGCTGGTGACAACATCTTCTTTGTAATAGGAGCCGACTCGTGGCGCGACATCAACACATGGCGCGAGTGGGAGACTGTACTTAGGGCCGCCAACATCATTGTGGTAACGCGTCCGAGCGTCGAGATCGGATCTGACCATGTGACGGAAGAGATCCGGGATCGAATCATTGACCTCAGAGGCGGCGGCGAGTATGCACCTTCTGACGAGCTCCGCATTTATTTTACGGACGCAGTCAATCTCGATGTCTCGGCCACCGATATTCGCCGCCGGATCCGTGAGAATGACTCTTCATGGCAGCGTGAGGTGCCGGCGGAGGTTGCAAAATATCTCGAAAAATATCAGATTTATACGTGA